CCTCAGGTCCAGATGGACGTCCTGGAGGCCAACGGGATTCGTTACATCGAGCTCCGCGGCGTCTGGGGCCGGAACGTGCTGACCTTCTCGAAGCAGCAGATGGCTGATCTCAAGAAAATGTTTGAGGACCGCGGCTTCGGGGTTTCCTGTATCGCCTCGCCTATCGGCAAGGTGAAAATCAGCGATGATTACCGGAAACACTTTGACGATTTTAAACGCGCCACCGACATCGCTTTGTTCTTCGATGCGCATTACATCCGCATTTTCAGCTATTATCCGCCGAACGGGGCCGACATCGGCGACTATCGCCGGGAGGTCATCGACCGCCTGGCCGAGAAGGTGGACTACGTCTCAAACCTGCCCATCACGCTGGCCCTCGAGAACGAGTCAAACCTGTTCGGAGCCTACCCCGAACGCTGCGTGTATCTCCACGCCGCCATCCCATCGGACCACCTGGTCGCCGCGTTCGACCCGGCCAATTTCGTCAATATGAACGTGCAAGACATCTATAACAC
The window above is part of the Phycisphaerae bacterium genome. Proteins encoded here:
- a CDS encoding sugar phosphate isomerase/epimerase family protein, translating into MPTMSAFADEVSPDPQVQMDVLEANGIRYIELRGVWGRNVLTFSKQQMADLKKMFEDRGFGVSCIASPIGKVKISDDYRKHFDDFKRATDIALFFDAHYIRIFSYYPPNGADIGDYRREVIDRLAEKVDYVSNLPITLALENESNLFGAYPERCVYLHAAIPSDHLVAAFDPANFVNMNVQDIYNTCWLPLRKFVGYFHIKDFKYGEKEHAVPAGEGDGAIPEILRDAAADGYDGFLALEPHLAKALHSTGETGPELFKVAADALKKIMRDVGWFPV